A stretch of the Lolium perenne isolate Kyuss_39 chromosome 3, Kyuss_2.0, whole genome shotgun sequence genome encodes the following:
- the LOC127343264 gene encoding putative receptor protein kinase ZmPK1 — MAVLLFLSLLSSLPFQFCSCDSGWQTMTTGSYMTPEDHERIFLLSPDSTFSCGFHRVGTNAFNFAIWYTTVKTVVWTANPYSTVNGYSSPVNLYGSRISLNKDGNLVLTDTNGSTVWESKTSSGKHTIVSLLNTGNLVIIDSGNKTVWQSFDSPTDTLLPRQNLKKDTRLVSGYHYLYFDNDNVLRLLYDGQEITSIYWPRLDYNALANGRNRYNSTRVAFLDDEGNFVSSDGFKIVASDSGPGVKRRITIDKDGNFRMYSLDASTWSWVITGQAVIQMCYVHGLCGKNGLCDYSEGLKCRCPPEHVMVDPTDWNKGCKPTFTISSKQPPEDFTFVKQPHADFYGFDLGSNKSISFEACWNICLNINSCISFTYIGGDGWCYTKDILYNGQVYPYFLGDNYMKVPKNFNSSAFSISKQESLTCRPNGSEIMLGSENMYGIKRDNIKWIYFYVFTAILGALEILVIVTGWCLFFRNSNMPKSMEDGYKMITSHFRRFTYRELREATGKFKEEIGRGGTGIVYRGVLEDKRLVAVKKLSDVQQGEEEFWAEVTLIGRINHMNLVRMMGFCSEGKNRLLVYEYVENGSLDKYLFGETITESMLGWRQRYKIALGTARGLAYLHHECLEWIVHCDVKPENILLTRNSDAKIADFGLAKLAKRDGSSFNFTHMRGTMGYMAPEWALNMPINAKVDVYSYGVVLLEIVTGTRVSSGIIVDETQVEFPDFIEKAKQILATERITDLVDGKLKGCFDPEQAIAMVRIAISCLGDRSKRPTMDKIMKALMAYDDEDDHPAYLY, encoded by the coding sequence ATGGCTGTGCTGCTCTTTCTAAGCCTTCTTTCATCACTCCCCTTCCAGTTTTGCTCTTGCGATTCCGGATGGCAGACTATGACCACTGGATCATACATGACACCAGAAGATCATGAAAGAATCTTCCTTCTCTCACCAGATAGCACCTTCTCTTGTGGCTTCCATCGAGTTGGAACTAATGCTTTCAATTTCGCCATCTGGTACACCACCGTGAAAACGGTTGTCTGGACGGCAAATCCCTACTCCACTGTGAATGGCTACAGTTCCCCAGTGAACCTTTACGGCTCCAGGATATCACTGAACAAGGATGGAAACCTGGTCCTGACAGATACCAATGGCTCGACAGTATGGGAAAGCAAGACATCTTCAGGCAAGCACACAATTGTTTCCCTCCTCAACACTGGCAACCTTGTGATCATTGATTCTGGCAACAAAACTGTGTGGCAGAGCTTTGACTCACCAACAGACACCCTGCTCCCTAGGCAGAActtgaagaaagacacaaggttaGTCTCTGGTTACCATTACCTCTATTTTGACAACGACAATGTCTTGCGCCTATTGTATGATGGCCAAGAGATCACAAGCATCTACTGGCCAAGGTTAGATTACAATGCACTGGCAAACGGACGCAATAGATATAACAGCACCAGGGTAGCATTTCTCGATGACGAGGGTAATTTTGTGTCAAGTGATGGGTTTAAGATAGTGGCTTCAGATTCAGGCCCCGGCGTCAAGAGGAGGATTACAATTGATaaagatggaaatttcagaaTGTACAGCTTGGATGCATCGACATGGAGTTGGGTGATCACGGGGCAGGCTGTAATACAGATGTGCTATGTGCACGGATTATGCGGTAAGAATGGTCTTTGTGACTACTCAGAAGGCCTTAAATGTAGATGTCCTCCAGAACATGTAATGGTTGATCCAACAGATTGGAACAAGGGATGCAAACCGACATTCACAATTAGTAGCAAGCAACCACCTGAGGACTTCACATTTGTTAAGCAACCTCATGCAGACTTCTATGGCTTTGATCTAGGCTCTAACAAATCCATCTCGTTTGAAGCATGTTGGAACATTTGTCTGAACATCAACTCATGCATATCTTTCACATACATTGGCGGGGATGGTTGGTGTTACACTAAAGACATACTCTACAATGGTCAAGTATACCCATATTTCCTTGGAGACAACTACATGAAAGTACCGAAGAATTTTAACAGTTCAGCATTCTCAATCTCCAAACAAGAAAGCCTGACCTGCAGACCCAACGGTTCTGAGATCATGCTAGGATCAGAAAATATGTATGGCATAAAGAGGGACAACATAAAGTGGATATACTTCTATGTCTTTACTGCAATATTGGGAGCTCTAGAGATTCTTGTTATTGTGACAGGGTGGTGTCTTTTTTTCAGAAATAGTAACATGCCCAAGTCAATGGAGGATGGATACAAGATGATAACAAGCCATTTCAGGCGGTTTACATACAGAGAATTGAGGGAAGCAACTGGAAAGTTCAAAGAAGAGATTGGGAGAGGAGGCACTGGAATTGTTTATAGAGGAGTACTTGAAGATAAGAGATTAGTGGCAGTAAAGAAACTTTCAGATGTTCAGCAGGGAGAGGAGGAATTCTGGGCAGAAGTGACTCTAATTGGAAGGATCAATCACATGAATTTGGTCAGGATGATGGGATTTTGCTCAGAAGGGAAAAACAGGCTATTAGTATACGAGTATGTGGAGAATGGGTCACTAGACAAGTACCTCTTTGGTGAGACAATTACTGAAAGTATGCTCGGCTGGAGGCAAAGATACAAGATTGCCTTGGGCACAGCAAGGGGTCTTGCTTATCTTCATCACGAATGCCTTGAGTGGATTGTCCATTGTGACGTGAAGCCAGAGAACATACTCCTAACTCGAAATTCCGATGCCAAAATAGCAGACTTTGGATTAGCCAAGCTTGCAAAGCGAGATGGTTCTAGCTTCAATTTCACCCACATGAGAGGCACAATGGGCTACATGGCACCAGAATGGGCGCTGAATATGCCGATCAATGCGAAGGTCGATGTTTACAGCTATGGCGTTGTGCTTCTAGAGATTGTGACTGGAACTAGGGTTTCAAGTGGCATAATTGTCGATGAAACACAAGTTGAGTTTCCAGACTTTATCGAGAAGGCTAAACAGATCCTGGCTACCGAGCGTATCACTGATCTAGTGGACGGCAAACTGAAGGGGTGTTTTGATCCAGAGCAGGCTATTGCAATGGTGAGAATAGCTATTTCGTGCCTTGGAGACAGAAGCAAGAGGCCAACAATGGACAAAATCATGAAGGCTCTTATGGCATATGATGATGAAGACGACCATCCTGCCTATTTGTATTGA
- the LOC127343269 gene encoding putative receptor protein kinase ZmPK1: MAKFLLLIILPLLTVLPCSYALPQSMLTTGSSLSVEEHSETFLVSPKADFSCGFYEVGRNAFSFSIWFTNTIEKTVVWSANPNSPVNGRGSMMSLNQDGNFVLTDVNGSITWDSKTSSGEGTTVSLLDTGNLIVKDSTGKMLWESFSSPTDTLLPLQTFKKGTRLASSYFSLYFDNDNVLRLMYDGPEISSLYWPSADFSVFGNGRTNYNSSRIAVLDTEGLFQSSDRLNVQSSDWGAGVKRRLTIGYDGNLRMYSLNESTGSWIVSWEAIAEMCNVHGICGQNGICEYLPSLRCSCPPGYEITDPHNWNSGCRPKFNKSCSKPEEFDFIKVPQSDCYGFDLDYNASVSLAQCKKACLDTCSCSAFVYKTGFALCYTKSVLFNCYTSANFAGDMYIKVPKTMGTSKQSGLTCNLGIPVVIQGSASMYGMNDVNRSYTTYYIFAAILGALVLLFIGTSWSFLYSKQNIPKSMEAGYRMVMSQFRMFTYRELKEATGKFKEEIGRGASGIVYRGVFEDKRVVAVKKLINISHSEEEFWAEMNIIGRINHMNLVRMWGFCSEGQHKLLVYEYVENESLDKFIFGDVSTERLLSWSQRFKIALGTARGLAYLHHECLEWVIHCDIKPENILLNRDFEAKIADFGLAKLSKRDSSSFNLTHMRGTMGYMAPEWALNLPINAKVDVYSYGVVLLELVTGSRISSGITVDGKEVEIRQFAGAVKELLVGGDVKEIIDTRLHGHFNPEQLVVMVKLALSCLEERNSRPTMNEIVKALLPCDEHDNHPAYSW; this comes from the coding sequence ATGGCCAAATTCCTACTCCTAATTATTCTTCCATTGCTCACCGTTCTACCATGCTCCTATGCTTTGCCCCAGTCGATGCTAACCACTGGCTCATCCTTGTCTGTAGAAGAGCATAGCGAAACCTTTCTTGTCTCGCCAAAAGCTGATTTCTCTTGTGGATTCTATGAAGTTGGAAGGAACGCATTCTCCTTCTCTATTTGGTTCACTAACACCATAGAGAAAACTGTTGTATGGTCTGCCAACCCCAATTCTCCGGTGAATGGCCGTGGTTCCATGATGTCGCTGAACCAGGATGGAAACTTTGTCCTCACTGATGTCAATGGCAGCATCACTTGGGACAGCAAGACAAGTTCTGGAGAAGGCACAACGGTTTCCCTTCTTGACACCGGCAACCTCATCGTCAAAGACTCAACAGGTAAAATGTTGTGGGAAAGTTTCTCTTCACCGACAGATACACTGCTGCCTTTACAGACCTTCAAAAAAGGTACAAGACTAGCCTCCAGTTATTTCAGCCTCTATTTCGACAACGACAATGTGCTACGCCTTATGTATGATGGTCCAGAGATATCAAGTCTCTATTGGCCAAGTGCAGACTTTAGTGTGTTTGGAAATGGACGGACTAACTACAACAGCTCCAGGATTGCAGTCCTCGACACTGAAGGACTTTTCCAATCAAGTGATAGGCTGAATGTCCAGTCTTCTGATTGGGGCGCTGGAGTCAAGAGAAGGCTGACAATTGGCTATGATGGAAACCTCAGAATGTACAGTCTGAATGAGTCGACTGGGAGCTGGATAGTATCATGGGAGGCCATAGCAGAAATGTGCAATGTTCACGGGATATGCGGACAAAATGGGATATGTGAGTACTTGCCAAGCCTCAGGTGTTCATGTCCCCCAGGATATGAGATAACTGATCCGCATAACTGGAACAGCGGTTGCCGTCCAAAATTCAATAAAAGCTGCAGCAAACCAGAAGAGTTTGACTTCATCAAAGTCCCTCAAAGTGACTGTTATGGCTTTGATCTGGACTACAACGCGTCCGTGTCACTTGCTCAATGTAAGAAGGCATGCTTGGACACCTGTTCCTGCTCGGCATTCGTGTACAAGACAGGATTTGCACTTTGCTACACCAAATCTGTACTCTTCAATTGTTATACATCAGCAAATTTTGCTGGAGATATGTATATCAAAGTACCAAAGACTATGGGTACCTCCAAACAGTCTGGTCTCACATGTAATCTGGGTATTCCTGTGGTTATACAAGGCTCTGCAAGTATGTATGGAATGAATGATGTCAACAGAAGTTATACAACTTACTATATATTTGCAGCAATACTGGGAGCCCTGGTGCTGCTCTTTATAGGTACAAGCTGGTCGTTTCTTTACAGCAAGCAGAACATACCCAAATCAATGGAGGCAGGTTACAGGATGGTGATGAGCCAATTTAGGATGTTTACGTACCGAGAGCTAAAGGAAGCGACTGGAAAGTTTAAGGAAGAGATTGGAAGAGGGGCCTCTGGAATTGTTTACAGAGGAGTATTTGAAGATAAGAGAGTAGTTGCGGTGAAGAAGCTAATAAACATTTCACATAGTGAGGAGGAATTCTGGGCAGAAATGAATATAATCGGAAGGATCAACCATATGAATTTAGTGAGAATGTGGGGGTTTTGCTCTGAGGGTCAACACAAACTACTGGTGTATGAGTATGTCGAGAATGAATCACTCGACAAGTTTATATTTGGTGACGTAAGTACTGAGAGACTACTTTCTTGGAGCCAACGATTCAAAATAGCATTGGGAACTGCAAGAGGCTTGGCATACCTCCATCATGAGTGCCTTGAGTGGGTAATCCATTGTGATATAAAGCCGGAGAACATACTCCTGAACCGAGACTTTGAAGCCAAGATAGCAGACTTTGGACTAGCCAAACTCTCAAAGAGAGACAGTTCCAGTTTCAACCTCACCCACATGAGAGGAACAATGGGCTACATGGCACCAGAGTGGGCGCTGAATTTGCCAATCAACGCAAAGGTCGACGTATACAGTTACGGTGTTGTCCTTCTCGAGTTAGTTACTGGAAGTAGGATCTCCAGTGGAATAACAGTGGATGGTAAAGAGGTAGAAATCAGACAGTTTGCAGGGGCAGTGAAGGAATTGCTGGTGGGTGGAGATGTCAAGGAAATAATTGATACTAGACTGCATGGCCATTTCAATCCTGAGCAACTGGTGGTAATGGTGAAATTGGCTTTATCTTGTCTAGAAGAAAGAAACAGCAGGCCTACGATGAATGAAATAGTAAAAGCTCTGCTACCATGTGATGAACATGACAATCACCCAGCCTACTCCTGGTGA